The Nicotiana tabacum cultivar K326 chromosome 5, ASM71507v2, whole genome shotgun sequence sequence TGGGATGGGTAATTGAATTTTAGATTGGGTTCAAATTGGGGTTGATTTAGGGCTATACTTGAAATAAAcggggctagtatttaaatagccacttttcccttgcttgatttaataaaaatagtaaaataatttttgagaataaattaaaagcactaaaatgattaataatacataattatcaaataaaaaataatagattcaattttataaatataaatacgatttatattttaaaagaggccaatattgtaattatatgcaatttagctttaaaatgccaaataaatttgtgaaaatacgcaaaaattatattagctatattttagcagaAATATGAGAATCCTATAAATGAATTAGCAAAaagataattttgggaataattattgggtttttctttataaaatagggcaataaattaattttaaaaatctttaaaaattaaggaaaaatgagaaaaccTTTGGACATATTTATATATgaatatacatgctattttgaaagtattttgcatattaaaaaatatacaaggaaaaattgggtatcaacacctctcttttaataatctgatCCTATCACTTAGCAAGTTTAACGAATATGCATTCAAATAGTTCATTTTGAGccttactgtttcattgctttctgaatccaatagatatcatgcctataggacccctgtttaaacacttaggcaagccttagggtaataaAAACTAAATCTGCTTCTGTTAATAATTACAAcaagcaggcaggcctgattcggacttcttatctgagttatgtgataagctgaaattgtctcaacaatttcctctcactcgtctttaataccttttaaatcagacctaaacagtatgtgcaagtcatgctaattacgtgcttctttgtttaAAGAGGTATATCTGAGCATCTGCTTGTTATATGCTTTCCCCAATTTGCAATACATGTTTTGTATGTTGCCTTAGAGttttttcctttgaaactacaaataagcctaatccctcccttttaggattagtagtcctaaattcctccaggactgataggattgggacgggtaatagcatgcaataagtgaACGAGACCAATTCGCGTtgtaaataccttaacggggtgggaagggtagatatggatatgatgaccacgcgataatgtcgcgtgtagcccctcattgaggagtgattaccgggcattgtatggggtgatccatattgttaataaacctaggaccccctttaccttatttctttatttcttttatcatttcaacTCCTTCTTTAAAAAATCATCTTTCTTTGCTCTTCCAAACTTTGTTTATTTGCAAACCATTAtatgaaatcccctcttatttgagccttatttgtctacatgttaattgcaccccaaatttacaataattatctggccgagaaccacactagtggattctgaggggtgcctaacaccttccctttagaataatttcaagcccttaccctatttctggttattcaaatcaatctcttttggtgtcctaatgcaccctaatcattaggtggtgactcttcaaatgcaaacccaattcccaaaaggaatgagttgtccctccaagtgtcataaacccgatttcgctctagaaaaagggggcgcgacagtcgTTACAAATACCCATTAGGATTTGGCCTTAATTgcctatttgtgttatgtgaaaatcaatgtgtacacaaggtgacgagtgtgtacatgaggtgacgagcgtgtacaaGGATGGTATGTGTGACTTGTGATTAgattagaccttaggctattagTGTGCCTTAATTTGGGGATGTATTTTATATAGAACATGCTTAATCACTATGGGGCAACATGAACATGATCATTACAATTGTTTTAGCCATAGTAATACTTTATATGTTCAACACTATcggtatttttactatttttgtgtCCTTATGCACGTCATTGCTATATTATGAATTTATATCTTTGATTAAATTTTTGCACTATTATTTTGTAATTATTGTGGTATATATGGACATATTGAGCCGATTATTTGGGTGTTGATACGAGATTTTTGCTGTGCGATTATGATTGTGATTTTGTCAGGGCTGAGCGATACGGTTGGATATTCTAATTTTGTCAAGGTAAAGTGATACGGTTGGATATAGTGATTGTGTTAGGATGGAGCGATACGATTGGATATTGTGATTTTGTCAATGTGGAGCGATATGGTTGGATATTGCGATTGTGTCAGGCTAGAGTGATCAGGATGGATATAGTTATTATTATATAAATGTGGGCACGAGTTGCCATATGTGTGTGTCTATTTTTGATGACTTGttattgaagttgagcctttACTTGCATTGAATTGTTATCACTTCTTCTAAAGAGGTTGTTGCTATTGTTTTCTATTATACATTTTGTTGCCAGTTTTTGATATATTACATAgtttatttgactagtgagtatcgtATGACTTGAACAtcatcactacttcactgaggttagtcttgacacttactgggtaccgaacGAGggatactcatactatacttctacatatatttttgtgcagatccaggcgttGGAGGCAGCACACCTAGGCAGTGAGAGCTTACTTTGACCGCGAGGATTTAAGGTAAAGCTGCATCGATCATCATAGTCCATTGGAGTCCCATCCTTATATTAATACTGTCATTTTTATATCCACGCCGTATTGTATTTGAGATATCTTATGCATTCAGTTAGAGCTGGTGACTCGGTACTACCTAATTCTAGGGAGATGTTTGAATATTACCATTTGGGATGATATTAACCCTATTTCTGCTTTCATATTAAATATTGGCGCATTATATCATATTTTGCTGATTTAAATGTTGTTacgtaattggcttacctagttttagatactaggtgtcatcacgaacCCTAGTGTAGGATTTGGGCCGTGATAGGAGTACCTTTGGTTTCTGCACAAAATTCAATTGTCTTGTAATAAAACATTCCTCCCGGGGTATTTCCAACCACATAAGCAATGAGGGCTAATTTCCAGTTTTCATTCCCAGCTGCGATGTCGTCCTCAACAAACTGCACCacaattttccaatcttggattATTGGGGTACATAGGTGAGGCTCATCCCTTTTGAGGCAAGTTTGTTTCAGAGGTGGCTCAATGGTGTTTGAAGCCTAAAGACGAGCCGTAAAAAGAGGCTTTAAAGttgcttaatatttttaaatatttttgtttaAAGTTTATTCTATTTACTTTTTGAGATGCAATATAATCTTGACGATGTAACCAACCCATTTAATCTTTGTTGAAACATTACTAACTTTTGATAAGATTTTATTAaagtttaattttgattttttttataacaTGACCGTCAACATAGCTCACTATATATTATTGCCTCCCAAAGTAACAATTATATGGGAATTTGTATTtacaaagatgaaaaaaaaaatcaactataGCTTTTACGATCTAATTAGCTTGAAGAGTACCTACAGAGacctcaaaagaaaatattttacaaagttaGAGTGACAAGAACTAAAAAGTAAGTGTAAATTTAATTACCTTTCACTTTCATTAGAATTTTCTCAACCAACTACAAAAAGAAAGATCACATAATAAGTAcaataaattgttaaattacaTATAAGAAGAGTAGCTTTTAAGGCCTCTATTTTTATGAGGCCTAAAGCGGCCGTTTTAGCGGCCTGGGGTTAAGCCGCCTCTGGTTTGTTTCCATCAAACAGCCCAGCCTACGTCCTAGCCCCTTCCTTATATAGTACTCTTGATATCCAACAGCTAATATAGGGAAAAAATGTGTGCACACCTTAGTGaaataagaaattaaaataaaattagggTTAGTATTATGTTAAAGAAACAGAATGTAACAAATACTTTTATATTTGAACTGTAGAATTTAAGTAGATGCATAGGAAATGAAGCTTTGACCTGCACAAAATATTATCCGCTCTATCCATTCCATTCCATTGGGTGCACTTTTCTTTTAGCATCTTTccatatttataaataatttactTTAAACCTATTTTCTTATTACTTGAAATGaattataatcataaaaatatttataattaattattttatataataatttcaaAAGTACTTCTTTCTTTAACTTCATGTCCAGTCCTAAAATGCCACAGTAATTGGAATAGAGGAAATATCTTCACTGTTTTGGATTCCATTTTTACCTTTTGTACTATGAGCAAAAATTAGCTTTGGTATAATTTATTCCATTACATACTAGAATGTACTTGATAAGAAGCGCATTCGCTATATTCGTCAATATAGAGGGTTCTACAAATAAATCAAGTTATTTTGCTAATATAAAATATTGAATATTCGTAACTCTCACTTATTCTATGACCATAATCATATAGATTTTGCATGTTGTCTATTACCTAATAGAAAAATCTCGTACTTCTTATAAGGTAAATTCCATTCCTACTCAATGCAATTGAAGGTACAAAAAGTTACAAACTGTTACCGAGGATGCATTTCGGATCAATTAGCAAAGGAAATactttttgatattattttgtacCTACCAGTTCACCCTGTGTTTATCGTTTTTACCAAAAAACGATCTTATAGAATGGAGTGTATGAGCTGGTTTTGGCTAGAAAAGCAAATGCAAAAGCCGCAGTCGGCAGTGCCAATTGAAAATCTTAGTTAAGCAATAGCCCAATGAAAGACTTTTTCTGCTTTAAATAGCATTTAAGTGTGGTGTCATTAATTGTAACGTTGAATTAGTCATGCAAAATGAGCATTAGCAGACAACTGAATATCTTTTAAGTactttaattccttcaattcctCCTAAATAAGTTTCTTTTTAcataatcaagaaagaattaattctattttttcaaaatttgtccTTAATTACATTTTCCAATGTATCAAGGAAACAATTAATTAAGGGAAATttagtaaataaattttttttttctctagcaatttatatttttttaagggGTGTACCAAAGACTAAAAAGTCTCTTGCTACGGGTACTACATACTTAATAGCAACATCAAAAGTTTCAAATAAGGGAGACAGGAGACAAGTATTTGAACTAACTTGAATTAAATTAGTTTTTAAAGGAAAACAACATACATATTTTATGCAAAAAAATAACTAAAGTCTTTACCCTACAACCATGAATAATAGTAAATCAAACAGATTCAGTATGCGTCGTTGCCATGATCTCAGTTTCTGAACTtttattcttttgcttttttgtttGTCTGAACTCTCCATAAAAGTATGAGACGAAACCCCAAAGAGAAAGGAATAAAGCAAGCCccttttcacctgaaaacttttcgttGAAGAAAACTACAGCTAATATCTCAGTAACAGGGAGTAGAACTGCGATCATAACACCCGACATCAAAGAAGAAGAGCAATAAATAACTCCAATAACACCCACAAAGAAGCATTGCCAAATAATGGCGGTCCATAATATCACTGTATAATATCTCGCTTCTCCTAGGTTAAATTGTTTTGCCTCCCTTGACATTGCCTTCAAATTTCAATCAATATATATTAAACCTCATtaatcattcaaacaaatatctGATACTGAAATAAACTAGCAAATAAACTGATACATAAATTTTAGGTTATCTGTTCGAATCCAAAACTTCTCCTATTTTCATCTGACATGTGCAAATTTAATGCTATATATAAGTCAAGTACGTAAAATGTCTCAGTCAACCCTAACccatgattttgatgtatttCTTGATCTCCCTGAGGGATCATCCAACTAAGAAATAATGTACTATTCTTTGACAAAAATGGGATATGAATAATAAATGATTTCGAACTAGCTCCTTCATTAAtgtcctactacttataaagtcAACTCACAAATCACAAGCTTCTATTCTCTCCCTCGCCAGTCATTAAGATCAAAAAGATTTATCGGAAACAAaataaggagaaagaaaagaaaagggaaaacgaAAGAAGTTTCCAACgaataataaagaaagaaattcCTAGAAGATGGAGTATTAAATTTTGTGAACGCCAGTAGATCACTGAAACAAAAGCTGATAGTTTTGTCATTTGAGGGTCTTAAGGGATTCAACAGTAATACCAAACGAGAGAGATATGTTAACCATAGTTTAACTCTATATgaacttaaaaaaaaatatacaataaaagattttgaaatttcCGATTGTAAGCATATGATAACATTTGTATGGTTGTAAGACTCTCGAAACATGTGTCTTAATATGTGATAGTACTATTGGTGAGGATACAAATATATTAGAAGTAAAATGATCAAAAacataaagttaaattatttttaaatataaaaatatatcattttaTTCAAACAGACAAATAAGTAATTAATATCACATAAAGTGAGTCAAACGGGAGTAATTAAGATCCATGGGTGAAAATGAGTTAAAGGGAAAGAAGAATACCTGAAAATCCTTGTTAGCTATCATTCCTACAGTGCAAAAAGCAGTAGCAGCAAAACACATGACCATTTGGATCTCCAGCACTAACGTAGCAGTAATGGATTGCTTTGCCTTCAAGTACATCAACTCAATACAAGGCAAAATAATTCCATATAAAGCTGCTGCCAAAAGTGTCATAATAAACCCAAGAATATAGGCTTTACTTGTCACACCTTCTGGCCGATCACCATTAGCCCGAATACCTAATAAAACAGCACCAACTGTCAACAGAACCACTGCATTTGTAGAGTAGGGTGTGAGCTTCAGCTTCACAATGAAGAAAGCACCTACTGCCGTGAAGGCAAGTTGGGCAGCAAGAAGAAGTGAAGAGGTTGACACAGGGAGTTTTGACCCGCCCCAAGAATAGAGGAAATCATCAACTCCAGTGGCAATGCCAATGATGAATGATGCAACAAAAATTCGGGGTGTTATAAAGTAAAATTTGGCATCAGGGCCCTCGATTTTTCGACGATACAAGTATAGGATTGCAAGAGGTACAATAGTGAGTGGCCATCCGCCAGTTTGTAACCAACTGCTAAGCCATATTCTTGAGCCTCCCTCGACATAATATAAACGCATCATAAGAGGACCACCACAAATACCAACAGCGAGAATCAAACAGTTTATCAGTAGGAGGATTCTCCTCATATTAGTGCTTAATCCTTGATGTTCCATATTATTTCAGGAGATTTGGATACTAAGTTGGCTCAAGCGGAATGGTCTTCTTCTCCAAAGATTTGGAATTTTTGGACCTCTTAGCAATGAGTGCTGTTCGGATTAAGCCTgctatttatagttgagaaaattCTTAGTCAATTGCGACGATTGGTTTCACAACTTGGGGAGGCTCCATTTAGGAAGGGTTACTTAATTTGTTTAATTGtcataattaaaaatataacGCATAGTTGTAAATTAAAGTTTTTGCACGGTATAGCTGTCTTGAATATTCAACCTTAATCATGTAAATACCAGCAACAACAATTATATCTTAGTGACAAGCTAGTTGGTCTGTTTTATGAATCCATTTTACGTGTAACCAATTTTTTCTGTTCAAGTAATATataatgtatgtatgtatgtatacttcaatatatatatatatatagtagaatACTTTAGCACCCAAttaggagtggcaaacgggcgTGTCGGATATAGTTCGGGTCGAAAACGAGTAATGAAAAATAGATACATTAttcgacccgacccatatttaatacggataaaaaacgggttaaccggcgaataatatgggtaaccatattatccatgacttctatGTAAAATTtagacccattggttatccattttccaaatgaataatataatttttatccatatttgatcagtttttaaaaaattcattaccaactcatttttaatgaataatattaGTGGTCAACTGctttcttttaactatttttttgaCACCCCTACGCCCAGCTAATCGTCTAACTAAACTCTTTCTGAGAAGATGATAAAGAATTAATCAACAACTAAATATATATTACAGAAGGATACTCtcaaaagtttcttttctaaCAGATTAATTacataatttttccaaaaaatgacACATTTTCCATATTTTGACATCTTTATTCTTGGAGATATGCAATGAGTTGTTTAGGGAGCTCTAAAGCTAGTTCGTTAACAGCGAGTTTCTTGCTTCTCAGGATTAAATTAATTGCATGCCAGACGTAAGATGGAAAGAAAgtggaaaaatataaaattaaagaaaataaagaatcaACAaagtaattacaacagtattagTAATTTTTCATGCTTCACATGGGGAAGACgataataatatataataatagaagaagaaaaacatgGGAGCAAAGACTAAACGACCAATGATTGTGAGTAATATTACTATTAAAAAGTTGCAGCCTAATAATGGCTTGCGGCGTGTTGAATTTTGCATTTCCACTTGACAAAAGAAGGATTGAAATTTAAAAGGATGGAATAACGTGGGTTTTAGTAAACTTTGTTGTCGAATTGAATAGTTGAAACTACTCAACCAAATATTTAAAGCTTTCCAAGAAACATTGGTCCAAAAATAAGAAAGTCGTAAACAAAGAGTAAGAGCAGCTGCACATATTAATGAGGCCAACTACAATAAAAGATACTCCGATCCACTTGTTTAAACCACTTGACTAatggaaggaaaaagaaaaagaagtttgatgtgaaatttgagactttgttttctttgttcttgaatccaaattaaaagtagaatttttgtttttttttctgtttAGTGTGTCGTGGTCTATTATTAGCTTTGTCTTTTAATTTCTATTTGATGTGCTTTTTTCTAAAGAGGAAATACATTTCTATTTGATGTGCTTTTTTTCTAAAGAGGAAATACAATAACatttaataacagtaattacacaTTACTCCCAAATAAGTTTGGATCAGCTATACGAATATTCACTTTTTTCTTTaagttcaactcatatcaaaCTGAAAAAAAAGTAAAggcaaaaaatatagttttatacTCTCTCtctttatatgtatatatatatatatatatatatatatatatatatatatatatatatatatatatattgtgtcaTAAATTTAGCTATGTCTGCATTAATTCCAAAGCTTTGTAGGTCTTTTGGGACCACTAATTAAAGTTTCACACATGCATGTGAACAAGTGCGTCTATATAGGTCGATGCATGACATGACTAAACTATCTCAAGCGAccttctcttatttttttctcaATGTGTGCTACTTGCACCTTTTAgaaaatatagtattttttaATCTTATCTAATCTTATATGACCGCATATCTATCATtacattcatatttctataacACTCATCTTGTGGAAATGTTGGACTTTAGCAGCCCAACATTCACTACCATATACTATTGCttgtcttaatttttttttttacttatttttattttgttaggtaTTCTTCTGTCACATAATTTATGAAGCGAAAAttatttaaccaaaaaatagaatttcattCAAAGTTAGAATTTAGAAGAAtgcgggttactgataatcaaaagaatatgtagaagaaAGTAATTTAGAGTAACCAGAGtgtaatcaggagaaaaacaagtaaatcaaagTATATTCTGATTGTGTCTTGTCTTTACAAGTGGCcagatacctcccttttataggtatcttgaagatatgcgtttcctccaaatcataatgaggctattatgaataattaaagacattgaatgctacgttacacaatcattgtaatcaataaaattctctaacgtatccagTATTTAATGCCCGTTGAATTCCGTATCTGCTCTCTTTATTATGGTCAGGTCCATTTCTTTTGATAAATGatttaaataggtacgggcgctgaatccttcaaatgtcctcccttgcctcttcctttgcctttgctcgtttctactgctgcccgtgcctcttgactaattataattctttgactatttgaccaaTCCACGTGTCTCAACATGTAACTTTCATATATAAATGCAATTTTTCCCAATaaagatagtccccccacttttcatttattcatcaattgaatatttgggaagtggatttcattaaaatgagaatttttgtcaccattaatgttatgacaaaattgacgcttcaattgtcacttccatttaatattTCGTACACGTATCAATTTTTCATTGGCTCTGCAGTTTTTGCAGCCTTTTTCAAGGTTTTTACGGTTCCACTATTAATGAAGTGCCAGTTATCATAATTATGGTCTTTCCACCTTCGCACTTTTACCTTTGGCGGTTGTTTATCGGTATAAATGTAATTTTTTTCCCTTGTCTTTTAtcacataaagcttattgaacacttatttctccaaatctcTGTTTACTTCTTCCTTAAATCATTCCTCTTTGATATGTCTTCTCCAAGCCCTAACCCTGAGAGAGTTTCCATTACTGACTCCTTCCCAAATGCCCCTGTTAGGCACAGAATGATAGACTTCGTAGTTTAAAATCTACTCGAGGTGGTTCGTCTATGCCTTCTTCTGGTTCTGGTCCTTCCtctagaaccagaggttcccttTCACACCAATCTTCTTCTAGGGGTAAAGATCATTCTGAACCTATATGCAGACCTTTAGTAGATGAGATAGTCCCTTCAGAATTGTCTTTTTACCATGACAGGGAATCTCTTAGAAACTAGGTTTCCGCATTAGATCGTGTCGATGCTTACCCTACTCAAATTACAGAGGTTTTGACTCCTGTGGTTCGTAAGGACTGTCATTGGAGTAATGATTTTCCCATTATTATCCCTATCCGAATCAGAGAATTACTTCCTATTTAACTGGGTTCTCttttgtttacacttacccttttactTTAGGGTTTAGACCAGCAATCGACCCAGTCATTCTTGAATTTTGTCGTTTCTTCAATGTCTTcttgggtcaaattggcccaatcatatggagggttgttgcctgtttAAGGCATTTAGCCACTAAAGTTGAAGCTCCTTTTACTTTTCCTCACTTGATTCATCTTTACTCACCTAGGCTTTTTCATaatggtgtttttacactagtaaccaggagtaagagggttttggtgagccctgaagatgacaaggatcgtggctggtatgcccAATTTGTTGTTGCCCCCattgttggtttagtgggtgaagaTAATGTTTCCTTccttgagaagtggaattttgcacgtaggtCTTTTATCCCTCTCGTACCTTCTTCTTTCAAGTTTATCAGCTTTTCTAATTTTACCTCCCCccttttttagcaaccatgggagttgtgggggatgttcccaatttccgtggttgggtagatagaTTGCTGAAGATCACGCCAATGGACGGtagatcttggaaaacactttctaaCTGCTTTAGTTGGAAGgtaaagactcatggtaagagttcacattttgttcttttcgtgcctatattctcctttattgttttaacttttatccttctttttgtcaggatttgctattcgaggggTTACTACTGAAGCAGTTGCAACCTCTCGTGTCTCTTTAGGGACTCGTACTCCTTCAGGAACTCGTATCTCTTTAGAGAGAGCCCGAGAAATAGTCTTGGGTTCCTCTTCTGCGAAAAGGAAGGCTGCTAAAGAGGAAAATtctaaagaagaggaaaatgagagTTCCCTGGTAACGATGCCACGAGTTAGGAGACACATCGTTTCCGATGACGAAACTGAAGTTTCGGTTTCTCTTACCGAACCTGTTGAAACCCCAATAATAATTCCTGATGATGACGTCACTCCCCACGATACTCGTGATTCTATCGACCAACTTTTCATCAGTGGATTTGGTCGTGAAGATGTCGGGCCTGTTTTAGACGAAGTACCTTTATCGTCTTTTTCAATACCCGTGCCTGTGATTCCTTCTTTACTGGCCCCAGCTATTTCGGTTCCTTCTTCTACTGCTCTTACCTCTTTTTCGGCTCCTCCTTTGACTATTCCCCCTCCTATAGTTTATCATACTGAAACGGGCTCTTCATGTAGAAGTGCCGCTATGAGGCGGGTAACTATTGAAATTCCTGGTGAGAACAGCTTTTTGAGAAAGTCAGGTCAGGCGGATGTATGGCTAGGGCCTCTTATTGgcccaattgaaaaagcaaagctgGAGAGCCACAATTCCCTGACTTTAATGAATGATATCGGGCATGCCACTCTGAAGgtattttccttttctccctttttactttgcaaaatttttcatctttgggattcttatttcttatctttttttaggccaatcttatcgtcacagaattgatgaaaagaattgcccctttggagAAGATAACACACGACTCTCAATTGgaagcaaccaattggaaggGGCAATTTGAGAGTGCCCAGCTTGATATAGAGAGCTTACAAGAGAGCAAGAATACCTTAGAGCAGCGAGTACGGGCTTTAACTTCAAAATTGGCAGTTACAAAAGCTTCTTCACACCAAGCAGAGAAAGACAAAGAGCGTCTCGAGTCCTCCTTCTCAGAGCAACTATCTAAAACTAGTGAAGAGATTAGAGAATTAAAGGCTCTTTTAAACCAAAAGGAAGTTTACGCTGGGGagcttgtgcaaaatttgacCCAAGCACAAGAAGACCTCAGAATCTCTGCTGATAAGGTGTGTGCTTTAGAATGCTCCCacgcctctcttcaagcttcccACAGCtccgccttggctgaaaatgaagagctaaaaaatgagatcgcttcttgggaaaaggattatgagatccttgaagaaaaatctattATTGAGGCAAGTTGGGCTTTTTTGAATTCCCTTCGTGATACCCTGCTTGAAGctggccaagaaaacttcaacctggagttgGAGTTAGCTAAAATCAATGAAACCATTGAAAAGGCTCAACAAACTCAAGACTTCCCTTCTCCCGTGGATGAAGATCCCGTGGCTGAAGCTCTCATGAATGTTGAAGATGATACATGTATCATGACCATTTCAAACCC is a genomic window containing:
- the LOC107762154 gene encoding purine permease 3, encoding MEHQGLSTNMRRILLLINCLILAVGICGGPLMMRLYYVEGGSRIWLSSWLQTGGWPLTIVPLAILYLYRRKIEGPDAKFYFITPRIFVASFIIGIATGVDDFLYSWGGSKLPVSTSSLLLAAQLAFTAVGAFFIVKLKLTPYSTNAVVLLTVGAVLLGIRANGDRPEGVTSKAYILGFIMTLLAAALYGIILPCIELMYLKAKQSITATLVLEIQMVMCFAATAFCTVGMIANKDFQAMSREAKQFNLGEARYYTVILWTAIIWQCFFVGVIGVIYCSSSLMSGVMIAVLLPVTEILAVVFFNEKFSGEKGLALFLSLWGFVSYFYGEFRQTKKQKNKSSETEIMATTHTESV